The window GCACCACTGGTGGGACTGGTATGCCGCGTATATGGTCGCCTGTGAGAACAGCCGGACTCCCGATGAGGCGTCCGCCGACGCCGCGCACCACATGGAATCACTGCTGAAATAGCGGCCGACCACGAGGGCGCGAGGGTGTCTCTCAGCAAGGGCATCGGCCCGCGCATGGGCCTGGCGGTCACGACGTTTGGGACGTGAGGCTTTCATGACCACGCCGCGGGATCTGTTGATCGTCGCCATGGACATTGCGGGCAGCCGCCCCATCGGACCGGGTGACCTTTCGCTCGCGCTCGCCGGAGCCGAGCTGATCGACCTGCTGGAGAGCCCGACCATCCGATTGGACGGCGGCCGCATCGTGCCGGGCCACCTGCCGCTCCCGGCGGATCGCCTCCTGGTGGAGGCCGCCGCCTCGCTCATGATGGAAGAGCCGTACGAGTCGGTCGGCGATTGGCTGTGGCGCAGGGGTGACTCCCTGGCCGGGACCTATATGGCCGCCCTCGAGGCGGAAGGGGTGGTCGCGCGGCAAGGGGGTCGTACCTTCCGAGACGGGCAGAGAGTCCTCGTCGCCTCGCCCTCCCGCCATCAGGCAGTGGAGCGCTGGGAATCCGCCGAGCCGGTCCTTGTCGGCCTGGCGGAAGGCCTGGGGATCCGTGGCGGGACCGGAGAGCCACCAGAGGTTGCGGACTATGCGGTGGCGACGGTGCTTGCCGCCGTGAACGACGCACTGCTGGAACTGGAGGCCGAACGACAGAAGCG of the Streptomyces sp. NBC_01294 genome contains:
- a CDS encoding GOLPH3/VPS74 family protein, with protein sequence MTTPRDLLIVAMDIAGSRPIGPGDLSLALAGAELIDLLESPTIRLDGGRIVPGHLPLPADRLLVEAAASLMMEEPYESVGDWLWRRGDSLAGTYMAALEAEGVVARQGGRTFRDGQRVLVASPSRHQAVERWESAEPVLVGLAEGLGIRGGTGEPPEVADYAVATVLAAVNDALLELEAERQKRGIEQAAFDNIWRGL